One genomic segment of Brassica napus cultivar Da-Ae chromosome A3, Da-Ae, whole genome shotgun sequence includes these proteins:
- the LOC106405579 gene encoding E3 ubiquitin-protein ligase SIRP1-like, with product MEETMAARYWCHMCSQMVNPTIESEIKCPFCQSGFVEEMNGNGNGNGGLRDVQDPETEFGTTDRAMTLWAPILLGMMSSPRRRRRFRRAEFVEEEEDNEDESNNVDHHHHRARRHGGEIDLDREFESLLRRRRRSSGNILQLLQGIRAGIASEYESSDNNERVIMINPYNQSLVVRDQTQTHSALTSLGDYFIGPGLDLLLQHLAENDPNRQGTPPARKEAVEALPTVKVTEPLLQCSVCLDEFERGVEAKEMPCKHKFHVKCIVPWLEIHSSCPVCRFELPSGNDDGDDESKVVSERGTRTVPESSNREEVVEDVGSVERGREEDVRSGNGRRFSIPWPFSGFFSSSSSSSSSSPSSSGSAQSGENNVYSRSYGSSR from the coding sequence ATGGAGGAAACAATGGCGGCTAGGTACTGGTGTCACATGTGTTCACAGATGGTGAACCCAACAATCGAATCCGAGATCAAATGCCCCTTTTGCCAAAGCGGTTTCGTTGAAGAAATGAACGGTAACGGTAACGGTAACGGAGGCTTAAGAGACGTTCAAGACCCTGAAACAGAGTTTGGAACAACAGACCGTGCGATGACTCTATGGGCACCAATCTTGCTTGGTATGATGAGCAGTCCTCGTAGACGGAGAAGGTTCAGAAGAGCAGAGtttgttgaagaagaagaagacaacgaAGACGAATCCAACAAtgttgatcatcatcatcatagagCTAGGCGTCACGGTGGAGAGATTGATTTGGACAGAGAGTTTGAATCTCTGTTaaggagaagacgaagaagctcaGGGAATATACTGCAGCTCCTTCAAGGGATACGTGCAGGGATTGCTTCAGAGTACGAAAGCTCTGATAATAACGAGAGAGTGATCATGATCAATCCTTATAACCAGTCCCTCGTTGTTAGAGATCAAACGCAGACTCATTCTGCGTTGACTTCGCTTGGAGACTACTTCATCGGACCTGGTTTGGATCTTTTGCTTCAGCATTTGGCTGAGAATGATCCCAACAGGCAAGGGACTCCGCCTGCTCGTAAAGAAGCCGTTGAAGCTTTGCCGACGGTTAAAGTGACGGAGCCGTTGTTGCAGTGTTCGGTTTGTTTGGATGAGTTTGAGAGAGGCGTGGAGGCTAAGGAGATGCCGTGTAAGCATAAGTTTCATGTGAAATGTATTGTTCCGTGGCTTGAGATTCATAGCTCGTGTCCTGTTTGTCGGTTTGAGCTTCCTTCTGGgaatgatgatggtgatgatgagagTAAGGTTGTGTCTGAGAGAGGAACGAGAACTGTTCCTGAGAGTAGTAACAGAGAGGAGGTTGTTGAGGATGTGGGGAGTgtggagagaggaagagaggagGATGTGAGGAGTGGGAATGGGAGGAGGTTTTCGATTCCATGGCCGTTCAGtggtttcttctcttcttcttcttcttcttcttcgtcttctccttCATCATCTGGATCAGCTCAGTCTGGTGAGAACAATGTCTACTCAAGATCTTATGGTTCTTCTCGCTGA
- the LOC106403861 gene encoding probable FBD-associated F-box protein At1g32375 — MDRISQLPDELLLKILAMLPTMKDVVDTMLLSKRWQLLWMMVPRIKYKDTYKNPKYGSFSLFVDRSFFRHEAPVIEALHFKLGSICGSEDIQAWMRSADKRCVRELTIKIYTDTDSVLLPWSLYRGGCSMLVTLNIRNAVLVDDLEQPISFPFLRTLSLESMKYPSGEFVKKLLSNCHVLENLVVEQCEADNATIFTVIVPSLKSLVLKTLENKLGNDAHGFVIDAPSLENFDIFHFSGFCTFESNMSKIVEAKLVLNTWKLWKKLGSIASFKRLYLCLPSLNDMYPAGSVFSSLVHLKICTCETEWVNVLMCVLKDSPSLRALKLHQCHFLRSKEPRPCWNPAWNEPSSVPECLLSSIETFEWVKYEGAEEEKEVVAFVFRSAKCLKKATINFHSKTNDTDKKLEVIKELFSSSRRSPACQLEFR; from the exons ATGGACAGGATAAGTCAGTTGCCCGATGAGCTTCTACTGAAAATATTGGCAATGCTTCCTACCATGAAAGATGTTGTGGACACTATGCTTTTGTCAAAGCGATGGCAGTTACTTTGGATGATGGTTCCAAGAATCAAATACAAAGATACCTATAAGAACCCCAAGTACGGAAGCTTTTCTCTGTTTGTAGACAGATCTTTCTTTAGGCACGAGGCTCCAGTTATAGAAGCTTTGCATTTCAAACTTGGTAGTATTTGTGGTAGTGAAGATATTCAAGCGTGGATGAGATCTGCTGATAAACGTTGTGTGCGTGAGCTGACTATCAAGATTTATACTGATACTGATTCAGTCTTACTTCCTTGGAGCTTGTATAGAGGGGGATGTAGCATGCTTGTGACCTTGAATATACGCAATGCAGTTCTTGTGGATGATCTTGAGCAACCAATTTCTTTCCCATTCCTCAGAACGTTGAGTCTTGAGTCCATGAAGTATCCAAGTGGTGAATTTGTGAAGAAGCTTTTATCCAACTGCCATGTCCTTGAAAACTTGGTTGTGGAACAATGTGAAGCTGACAATGCTACCATTTTCACTGTTATCGTGCCTTCTTTAAAGAGTTTAGTCTTGAAAACATTAGAAAACAAACTTGGAAACGATGCTCATGGGTTTGTGATAGATGCTCCTTCTTTGGAAAATTTCGACATTTTTCATTTTAGTGGGTTTTGTACCTTTGAGAGCAATATGAGTAAGATTGTGGAGGCAAAACTTGTCCTTAATACTTGGAAGTTATGGAAGAAGTTGGGTTCTATTGCTTCGTTCAAGCGCCTTTATCTGTGCCTACCATCCTTAAAc GATATGTATCCTGCCGGTAGTGTCTTCTCCAGTCTTGTGCATTTGAAGATATGCACATGTGAGACAGAATGGGTGAATGTACTTATGTGTGTGCTCAAAGATTCTCCTAGTCTACGAGCTCTCAAACTTCACCAG TGTCATTTCCTTCGATCTAAGGAGCCGCGCCCATGCTGGAACCCGGCATGGAATGAACCGAGTTCAGTTCCTGAATGTTTGTTATCAAGTATTGAAACTTTCGAATGGGTAAAATACGAAGgagcagaagaagagaaagaagtagTAGCATTTGTTTTTAGAAGCGCAAAGTGTTTAAAGAAGGCAACCATTAATTTCCACAGTAAAACCAATGACACTGACAAGAAACTTGAGGTGATCAAGGAGTTGTTCTCGTCGTCGAGGCGTTCGCCAGCCTGTCAGCTTGAGTTCCGCTGA